Within the Periplaneta americana isolate PAMFEO1 chromosome 6, P.americana_PAMFEO1_priV1, whole genome shotgun sequence genome, the region tcccctgttccacctacggtagtaccggagatcaccggtggagagctttattcgtaatctccgattcctccacggtagtagtcactccgatgagcagcactggtcTCGGGTACTGTGATGATTGAAGATCAAAGATCGAATCTTTATGTGGCAAAACCTCACAGAAATTCACAGCCGAGTGGAGTTTGTGGTGAGTTTACAGTGGACCGTAGTATAGTTTCTCATTGGGCTATTCATTTTCGTGTCAGCTTAGATGATGATGCAACCTTACTTCcataaagtgtaaaaaattaaaaatgtttttttttttttttttttttttttttttaaggtcttGTTGAAGACTCTCTTTAATCAGAGCATAGAAACATTTTTCATCTGCgtcagttttttttctttcagtgttTTGGGACACGCCGTTCCTCCTCAGGAGTTCCCAGTGCGCATGTACTCCGCCTCAAAGCACGCGGTAAAAGCACTTACCGAGGGACTTCGAAGAGAACTGGGCAGTCAGAAGTCCAAGATTCGAGTTACTGTAAGTTGCGATACAGATTAGGGAGGATTTCACAGACTGCGCGATGGAAAACCACGTCAGTATGTAGAAATCAGTAGAAAAGAAATATTAATCTCCTTGTCTTGAACGGATTTCGAACCGACGGCAGCGGCTCGAAAAGAAATCTGCGGCGAAGTGTATTAACATACTTTTGTgccagatcgtgcgtatttgcttgttttccgcacagaaccaatacgcggtaagtgtgaaataccacattcagtattcccaacgtaacacacataacaatttccctcttcttaccgcttaagcgcgacattcattttactgctttaggcttttaacatattatttttagagacatttaacatagtaataattataaattggaaacttaccactgcaatttcacctaaattgcactgttaattattgtttttaaatatttgcaaaaattaagtaaagtctactactccacgaaacttattgcatacctgatacaagtaacattaaggaagccgtgaaaaaatcaacaagattccagatgccgatattattactgcaatatgttatataataatattgttaaaatattagaatgaaaaataaatcattacataaccttaccgtttgttttaagttcgcatttatggactgggggaaaaaaaagacagacgtatatcacggcctgctggagtatagatatttttgttttctaaagttgccgtcattaaacagaaaccaagatggagatttcattgcaactaattagaaattcgtctttcaggtacgtaataaattatcttcgcacaaaataatgtacgatacacgagcggtatgtttgttttcatgttctcggaaattaaaaaagctcaattacgtttcgctttttcaatcttttcctcgaacatgaaaacgtcaacataccgctcttgtaacgtatattactatttggtAGCATGACTCATGGATAAGTAAACACTACCTCTGCAATTATCTCCACTTTGTAGGTCTAATCTCGCATGTAATTCATATACAGTGTGTCTCAAATTTATGtacacacattttgaaacactatttcccagcaacgagatgagacagaaatacgatttttgcggttttgtatttcttaagcccgtacatgttcaaaatagcCCCCTTTCGCCACGTTACattcccaacaacgacgtacaaagagcgacataccaactggattgttgctaatagaatatcattacaggcatgttcagtCTGAACTCTCAGATCCTCtaatgtttgtggttttgtggcgtacactgtgtcctttagagctccccataggtagaagtctggaggggttaaatccggagtaGGTATctcaagcctcttaaacacatcttacATGAGACTCTTTTCTGCGCTTTTAAAAGCCACGAAAGAAAGTACTATAATATTCCTCACTTACGTTGCAGCATCATTATAAAGAGTATCACGGTTCTTTCCAAAATTAAGACGTAGGTGACTCTATAATTATTACTTCGCTTGTACTAGTCCAAATCATAATGTGGAGAGAATCTACAGCGCATGATAATAAATATCCCTTTATCAGCTCTCGCCTGTAATTGCAGTTCATATGTCTAAAATGTTATAAGATACATCTGCGCATACAGCTTCCATGATTAAAAAACACAGCTATAGTCACACTCACCTATCGTTGCAGTGCATCAGTCCAGGGATCGTGAAAACAGAATTCATGCAGGCGTCAGGCGTGGGCGAGGAGTTCTATGACAGAGCAGTCAGTCTGCAGCCCCGGGACATAGCAGACGCTGTGGTCTATGCGCTGGGCACTCCACCACACGTGCAGGTGCGTAGCCTAGAACAAAAGACactcaatttaaaatatataatacactacaGTACTTCGTTAACACTGCCCTATTTAGAGATGATGAACTATAACacattatattttcttcaacactccattattattattattattactattattatttttgtgtaacaCTTCCCCATTTAGAGATGatgaaatacaatacattttattttctttcatacttcattattattattattattattattattattattattattattattattattattattattatttttgtgtatcACTTCCCCATTTAGAGATGatgaaatacaatacattttatttcctttcaaacttcattattattattattattattattattattattattattattattttgtgtaacGCTATCCCATTTAGAGatgataaaatacaatacattttattttctttcatacttcattattattaattattattattatcattattattattattattattattattattattattattattttgtgtaacGCTATCCCATTTAGAGatgataaaatacaatacattttattttctttcatacttcattattattattattattattattattattattattatttttgtgtatcACTTCCCCATTTAGAGATGATGaactacaatatattttatttcctttcatacttcattattattattactattattatttttgtgtaacaCTTCCCCATTTAGAGATGATGAAATAgaatacatattattttctttcatacttcattattattattattattattattattattattattattattattattattattattattttgtgtaacGCTATCCCATTTAGAGatgataaaatacaatacattttattttctttcatacttcattattattaattattattattattactattattatcattattattattattattactattattatttttatgtaacacTTCCCCATTTAGAGATGatgaaatacaatacattttatttcctttcatacttcattattattattattatcattattattcttattattattatcattattattattattatcattattattattattattattatttttctgtaacaCTTCCCCATTTAGAGATTatgaaatacaatacattttatttcctttcatacattattattattattattattattattattattattatcaatattattattatcattattattattactattattatttacattattattattattattatttttgtgtaacaCTTTCCCATTTGGAGAtgaagtataatatattttattttctttcgtatttcattattattattattattattattattattattattattattacttacaaatggcttttaaggaacccgcaggttcattgccgtactcacataagcccgccaaaggtctctatcctgtgcaagattaatccagtctctatcatcatagatttcaaaaaggcatatgactcggttaagagagaagttttatataatattcttattgaatttggtattcccaagaaactagttcgattaattaaaatgtgtctcagtgaaacgtacagcagagtcgtataggtcagtttctgtcagatgcgtttccaattcactgcgggctaaagcaaggagatgcactatcatctttactttttaacgtcgctttagaatatgccattagaaaagttcaggataacagagagggtttagaattgaacgggttacatcagctgcttgtctacagtatgcggatgacgtgaatatgttaggagaaaatccacaaacgattttacttgaagtaagtaaagagataggtttggaagtaaatcccgaaaagacaaagtatataattatgtctcgtgaccagaatattctacgaaatggaaatataaaaactggaaatttatcatttgaagaggtggagaagttcaaatatcttggagcaacagtaacaaatataaatgatactcgggaggaaattaaacacagaataaatatgggaaatgcctgttattattcggttgagaagcttttatcatccagtctactgtcaaaaaatctgaaagttaaaatttataaaacagttatattaccggttgttctttatggtcgtgaaacttggactctcactttgagagaggaacataggttaagggtgtttgagaataaggtgcttaggaaaatatttgaggctaagagggatgaagttacaggagaatggagaaagttacacaacacagaactgcacgcattgtattcttcacctgacataattaggaacattaaatccagacgtttgagatggccaggacatgtagctcgtatgggcgaatccagaaatgcatatagaatgttagttgggacgccggagagaaaaggacctttaggtagaccgagacgtagatgggaggataatattaaaatggatttgagggaggtgggatatgatgatagagaatggattaatcttgcttaggatagggaccaatggctggcttatgtgagggcggcaatgaacctgcgggttccttaaaagccagtaagtaagtaagtaggtattattattattattattattattattattattattatttattgcgcATCACTTCCCCATTTAGAGATGATGAACTACAATACTATACACTCCGTCCACACtaaaagcacagtctaatatatacaatcacgaaacttaatacgtagtaaatatgaatccatagttgctaaccactaggatcgctactatcgtctcattacacacaatgtgaaatagtgcctgcacagtctattgttcctagtaccctcataaaccaagcttcgtgactctatatactagactgtggtattattatgATTCTTATTTGATCTATTTTCAGATTCATGACATCATCATCAAACCAATCGGAGAGAACTTTTAATTCGACACTTCAGCAAGGAGAAAATCTTacggaagaaatataattatattaaaattccaGTGTGATtttgtgtatttctttttttaacataTGACTCTCATGACAGACTCCTTGAAcccaaataaaattttcattttttttttcgagtccTGATAACAATGTTCTCTTCTGGAGCTGTGATCTGTATCAATGTTTGTGTTAGATTGTTGATTTAATGTACGGAGGGGGTTATTAAAAATACACTTGGGATTTCTGACTGTATTAGAGGGctttgtaggaaaaaaaaagaaagacagtgCAGTCTAGCTCTgtaaagaagaaattaatatttattttttggaataaAAGCCCATTCTTGGAATTTTCGATGTTTTCATGATATAATAGTGGCTTAAATGTTAACTAAATATTTATTCTACTCGTAAATTTTGGAAATTATTCTTGAAATCCTTAAAGTACTGGCTTTAATTGTAATAGCTTTTGTATTTTTGTTAGTTATTATTTAATAACGTTTTATGATTTTCAGActtatatatgaatataaattttttCTTTCCGTTTGTCACTTGTTTGATTTACTTCTTGTTTGGCGGTAACCAATCGTACTCTTTTTTATTTTGCTGCGAAATTATGTCTACACAGACGACCTTCAAGTATACATAAACTTCCacaaaataaatgacatattATCTAAAATCAACGACAACCTCGACTCAATTTGGGCAGTTTTATAGGCAAAAGTTTGGGGCCCTTAGCGAGGGAATCACAATGTAGTTTAAATCCAGGGTTTCAGCCACAgttgcatttgtcgcattttgctactcgacttctaaaaatgcagcaaactttcaatataaatgtgcaaaaatgcgacaaccatatTAGATTTCAGAAAAGAAGATGGTGATGGAGAAAATTAAATCAgaaatgtgtttgaactaatctgaattgaaatgaaatgctaatggcaggggcaatgttcaaaaatatactgaggaatagatgttcaggaatggatttcaaagagttggtgcaattcatgtaagttaagtgaacaatttcttctaattgatttacataattccatcgcatactgtaaattgtgagcgaggatttagctgcatgaatcttgtaaagaCTGAAATTAGAAAccacctttcagtaaaaagagtaacaataaatcttgaggggcctactcgtaaagaatttcaatgtttagtgtGTTCATAAAATAACGTACTTTAATGTGAcgtatacctctgattgaggtcctggctgatatgtacatctattgtcaggcagtacgtctcacttgacgatgtgtcagaggaagaacaattgtttgtatatgtctgaagtctgactagtgtaatatgtagctagtcggcgatgtatgcaatggagggggaaaggaactggccaccctaccctgccctagttgcctcctgagtgatgtcttattggtgttacttatgaggttcaaacctgtcttctgacagttgactaaacaataacaatgtgacgtaaattcagcagtaattgattctaaacacacctacgtctaatgatttacttacataagtatacctagagtgtggtaagatagattgaaagtaataaaactccaagaaacaaatcacataactttttgtttctgtaaatcttattaattttattttgctatacagttatttatttcttttgagagttaaaattacatgggaagagaaagtcaaagctctaacagATATGGAATTATATATGTTGAGTGGTCAGACACGATAGGAAACAACGAAAattagtcaatgaagttaacagaataattttaagagattgagcatagaAGTGAAAAAGCTAAAGTGAGAGTTTTAAATACGAGAGctacacatattattattattattattattattattattattattattattattacttacttactggcttttaaggaacccggaggttcattgccgccctcacataagcccgccattggtccctatcctgagcaagattaatccattctctatcatcatatcccacctccctcagacttgtaacattccaagtaccaaatctcaaaaccttattcctttgctgtggtcgtgccagagaatcagtcccattccgaggcttatttcaaggtttcgtaacaagctgttttttacggtgatgggttgttagcccttcgcccaacccccaagctggaggaccacccctcatcggctgtccgcgactgcttattcaatatattcgcagctaccctccatatctggaggccgtcccattattattattattattattattattattattattattactattagtattgtaaacagaggatgcttacaggttcattatgtattagtttgtgttatatttgtatacagagtgatggcggattaagaattggaatacatctaatccgtcatgacgtgaacaatgattgatgaaataaataaataaataaataaataaataaataaataaataaataaataaataaataaataaataaataattaaatacatagataaatagataaataaataaatagatagataaataaatagataaataaataaatagataaataaataaataaaaagataaataaataaataaatagataaataaatagataaataaataaatagataaataaatagacagataaattaatagataaataaataaatagatagataaataaataaatagataaataaataaatagataaataaataaataaaaagataaataaataaagagagatagataaataaataaatagataaataaatagataaataaataaatagataaataaataaaaagataaataagtaaataaatagataaataaatagataaataaatagatgaataaataaatagataaataaataaataaatagataaataaatagataaataaataaataaaaatataaataaataaatagataaataaataaataaaaagataaattaatagataaataaataaatagataaataaatagatagataaataaatagataaataaataaataaaaagataaataaatagatagataaataaataaataaatagataaatagataaataacttaatagagaaataaataaagagataaataaataaatagatagataaataaataaataaatagataaataaataaatagataaataaataaataaaaagataaataaatagatagataaataaataaatagataaataaatagataaataaataaatagataaataaaaaagagataaataaaaaataaatagataaataaatagataaataaataaatagataaatggataaataaatagataaataaatagataaattaataaaaaaaaaggtaaataaataaatagataaataaataaatagataaataaataaataaaaatataaataaatagataaataattaaataaatagataaataaatagataaataaataattagataaatagataaataaattaacagaaagataaataaaaagataaataaatagatagataaataaataaatagataaataaataaatagataaataaataaataaaaagataaataaataaaaagataaataaataaatagatagataaataaatagataaataaaaagataaataaataaatagataaataaattaatagataaataaataaaaaggtaaataaatagataagtaactaaataaatacagttatttagaatattttacaagcttttcgcaatttccacaaatataatttttcatttgtgcatttttgcgacaattatttattttccagcTTAAACCCTATTTAAATCCATGTTAAAACATGTTAAGCTGACAAAATGAAGAACTGGCAGAAAGATGGCAGAGTGTCATTTGAAAACAAATGACAtcagataaaaaaatatttgttgttatttatttcGTTGCTAAATTATATGTGAATATCTAAGAAATTTCGAATCAAAGATAAACAGCAGAGGTATCGCAAATAGCATTCTCGCAACGCAAAATAACACCAAATTTTTATTCGCAATGTCTACGACAATTGCACGCAAAGAGAATTGTGAGCTAAATGCTAAATCTGTACTCGTTACTATAAACTCTGTCACTATGCACTGATGTGCTGTCTGTTGCAATTGTGTACATAGACACTTCAAGAGGCTCTTCAAGATTCTTGCTATCTGACAAGATCAATTCTCTAAGTTGTGACGAATATAAACTTGGCTTACGACACAAAAGCTCTGGGTTCGAAGTTCGCTGAATTGTCTAATCGTACTGAGAACAGAgtcaataattataatattacgtCAGCATCTGCTACAGGTGCAAATCCTAGATTTTCAATTGCGCGTGCGTATAATCAGACATAGCTATCTGTATTggagttctttctcaatagccatggaccactcctggaattcgctgccgTTGGACATCCTGGGTAGTCTTGATTTTCAGTCCTTTAAAAGGAGGttatttaggaatatttttaatgtacAGAATTATTCTTCCACAAATTATTCACTTAATCATTTGTAAACATACTTGGACGAGCCCTCATATCGCTCAGAGagtgttttgttttcagtatctagagcaatttataagcttgtacttgctatctggGAAAAGGAAGGAGTCCTTGTACCTATTTTTacgaagggggacaagactaattgtagtagctttcgaggaatatcacttttgttgatgttgtacaaaattctgtccaatattcctttgagaagattaactccatatgtagatgaaattattggcgatcatcagtgtggttttaggtacaacagatcgactattgatcagatttttttattcgacagatattggagaaaaatgggagtataagggtacagtacatcagttattcatagatttcaaaaaggcatatgactcggttaagagagacgttttatataatattcttattgaatttggtattcccaagaaactagttcgattaattaaaatgtatacttatatactgtatatatacttaatacgcaactacagttgaatacgcacacattgtttgacgtcatagtacgtcatagcatacagacaaccaacccccaccataggagcaacacactcccacccctaccatcgacaactgcacatcgcagagccaaaatcagcagtggttcaagagacactgaagacgacgacaaatagcgtcgaaacgggccgtctgtcgaaggtaaatacctttttaacaattttaacacttttaacgtgtgtcagagtaaattttatgtaattaaaatgtgtctcagtgaaatttacAGAAGAGTGCGTATAGGccagcttttccaattcactgcgggctaaagcagggagatgcactatcacctttacttgttaactttgctctagagtatgccattaggaaagttcaggataacagagagggtttggaattgaacgggttacatcagctgcttgtctatgcggatgacgtgaatatgttaggagaaaatccacaaacgattagggaaaacacggaaattttacttgaagcaagtaaagcgataggtttggaagtaaatcccgaaaagacaaagtatataattatgtctcgtgaccagaatattgtacgaaatggaaatataaaaatttgagtttagccttcgaagaggcggaaaaattaaaatatcttggagcaacagtaacaaatataaataacacacggaaggaataaatatgggaatgccggttattattcggttgagaagcttttgtcatccagtctgctgtcaaaaatattattgttagaatttataaaacagttatattaccggttgttctttatggttgtggagcttggactcttactttgagaaaggaatagagattaagggtgtctgagagtaagggtcttaggaaaatatttggggctacgagagctgaagttacaggagaatggagaaagttacacaacgcagaactgcacacattgtattcttcacctgacataattaggaacactaaatccaggcgtttgagatgggcagggcatgtagcacgtatgggcgaatccagaaatgcatatagttgggaggccggagggaaagagacctttggggaggccgagacgtagatgggaggataatattaaaatggatttgagggaggtatgatgatagagactggattaatcttgcacaggataaggaccgatggcgggcttatgtgagggcggcaatgaacctccgggttccttgtatGTAAGTATACACTCCAGGGACACATTTACGGCACACCGGTTGGATGGGCTGCATTAATCAGAGCTCAAGTGCTCACTGTGAACAGCTTTGTTTGCACCACTGTGTTGTAATCGTGTTACATAAGAAGGCTCTTTGCTGTATCGTGCGCCCATCCTGCAGAGATAGGGTGAAGGTCAGAGATAGTGTCAACATAACAGCTCAGATTAGTCATTACTCACTGGTTGACGCGCGAGCAACCAGTTCAGCTCGTCATTTTTTCCTTATATTCAATTATATCTGCTAATCTGGTTCCGTAACTCACATTTATCTGCATAAATATAAAGGGAAAACATCGGGAGCATCTTTCAGAGTTGTTACAGCTGTTGAACTGTCTGAACCGTAAGTAGAAGTGATAACTACTGTATGGATTGTCGTCGAAGTAACTGGAGCCTGTCTAGACCAGGGCTGGACAACTGGATCAAACACGAGCAGTGAGCGCTATAGACTAGTGTTGGCTCTGTCACGTGATCAGAGGTTGATTCATAAATTTCACAGTACAgcactttgagattgaacatgacgagaaaaaaaaacttgttgaTGTGAAAGGGCTCCAAAAATCTCGAAAATCAACCaaattattgtttaatatattttcttaagaGGACGCATGTGgtttttaaaacttctacaattttcacccaatattaatttttttttaactacataaacTACCTTACAATAATATCATTAGACCTCggacttttaggtcctaaaaatcttaaattaggtacctaaaataggttctatcacaaatcaaaataggttcttacttacttacttacaaatggcttttaaggaacccggaggttcattgctgccttcacataagcccgccatcggtccctatcctgtgcaagattaatccagtctctatcatcatatcccacctccctcaaatccattttaatattatcctcccatctacgtctcggcctccctaaaggtctttttccctccggtctcccaactaacactctatatgcatttctggattcgcccatacgtgctacatgccctgcccatctcaaacgtctagatttaatgttcctaattatgtcaggtgaagaatacaatgcgtgcagttctgtgttgtgtaactttctccattctcctgtaacttcatctctcttagccccaaatattttcctaagcaccttattctcaaacacccttaacctatgttcctctctcagagtgagagtccaagtttcacagccatacagaacaaccggtactataactgttttataaattctaactttcagattttttgacagcagactggatgataagagcttctcaaccgaataataacaggcatttcccatatttattctgcgtttaatttcttcccgagtgtcatttatgtttgttactgttgctccaagatatttgaatttttccacctcttcgaaggataaatctcctattttttaaattacaaaaataggtgaacaaaaaatggcattatttcatttcccattacaaattaggcg harbors:
- the LOC138700933 gene encoding dehydrogenase/reductase SDR family member 11-like produces the protein MSGAVDILINNAGADRINTLMEGPVENWRTVLDLNVLGLSICTKEAIQSMKSRGVDDGHIIHIGSVLGHAVPPQEFPVRMYSASKHAVKALTEGLRRELGSQKSKIRVTCISPGIVKTEFMQASGVGEEFYDRAVSLQPRDIADAVVYALGTPPHVQIHDIIIKPIGENF